The following are from one region of the Aquirufa lenticrescens genome:
- a CDS encoding PIG-L family deacetylase: MKKLILFALLAFPVLAQQRTSAQLGEDLQKLRVLGSVLHVAAHPDDESTHMLTWFAQQQHWETNYFACTRGDGGQNLIGDEQGVPLGLIRTQELLAARRIDGANQYFSRAFDFGFSKSTDEALAFWDKQLILSDLVWVIRKTRPDIIFTRFPPDARAGHGHHSASAALAIEAYKAAADPKMFPEQLKKGVDVWQAKRLLWNTFRFPGSTGNSTISDSQFKVNIGDYLPFLGQSTGELAAFSRSQHKSQGFGFAVDRGRSTEYFATLGGDAPKEYLWDGIDASWNRVNPTIDALIEPIIKAYNPAKPYESISALISLKKSIQALPSSPWTQKKINEINAWIVNAAGIYLGATTSQGIVAVGEKLPIKTEFIVRAPIRVENVKISFAGIDSTIKGTLEPYKKYPFNRSITASAPITQPYWIQEAKATGHFNVSDQQKIGQAKVDPAYTAKATFMIGGEEFSLEKPVQELIIDPVKGEILQPIAVTPKTVFSLSSNVVLLPKGSKATKTTNLSITALAALKPGKIEVKSGASVLANIPVKDGMKAGEKREWPISFTEASVPLGKLSSNIQLHISSGTDNWVDSLTLQTIEYPHIPTQRYFTPVNLSLLHIDFAKKGNRLGYIKGAGDKVPEALKQMGYEVDFLAEKDLTAANLQKYDVVLTGVRAYNTNDYWENAYSEIMKYIENGGNYVVQYNTASFLGPMKSSMSPYPLLVSRNRITKEEAKPEFLLPTHPLLNSPNKISENDFRDWIQERSIYTAETTDPHFEFPLGFSDPGESQNKGNIAVTKYGKGQFIYTGLVFFRELPAGVPGAYRLLANLLAKPQ, translated from the coding sequence ATGAAAAAACTCATCCTTTTCGCCTTATTGGCCTTTCCAGTTTTAGCTCAACAACGCACATCAGCCCAATTAGGCGAAGATTTGCAGAAATTACGCGTACTCGGCTCCGTGTTACACGTGGCAGCTCACCCAGATGATGAAAGCACGCACATGTTGACGTGGTTCGCCCAGCAGCAACATTGGGAGACGAATTATTTTGCGTGTACTAGGGGAGATGGAGGCCAAAACCTTATCGGCGACGAGCAAGGTGTGCCCTTAGGATTAATTAGAACACAAGAGTTGTTAGCGGCTAGGAGAATCGATGGCGCAAATCAATATTTTTCGCGCGCTTTTGACTTTGGTTTTTCGAAGTCGACGGATGAGGCTTTGGCATTTTGGGACAAGCAACTGATTCTCTCAGACTTAGTTTGGGTCATTCGCAAAACACGTCCTGATATCATTTTCACGCGTTTTCCTCCGGATGCGCGGGCTGGACACGGACATCACTCTGCCTCCGCGGCACTGGCCATTGAAGCTTATAAGGCAGCGGCAGATCCCAAGATGTTCCCGGAACAATTGAAAAAGGGAGTGGACGTTTGGCAGGCGAAACGCTTACTGTGGAATACGTTCCGTTTCCCGGGTTCTACCGGTAATTCAACCATCTCAGATTCTCAATTTAAAGTCAACATAGGCGATTATTTGCCTTTTTTAGGCCAAAGCACCGGCGAACTAGCCGCTTTCAGTCGTAGCCAACACAAATCCCAAGGTTTTGGCTTTGCGGTAGATCGCGGAAGAAGTACCGAATACTTCGCCACTTTAGGCGGTGATGCTCCTAAAGAATACTTGTGGGATGGCATTGATGCTTCTTGGAATCGGGTGAATCCAACCATCGACGCACTTATCGAACCCATCATAAAAGCCTACAATCCAGCGAAACCTTACGAGAGCATTTCGGCTCTAATCAGCTTAAAAAAATCCATCCAAGCGCTACCTAGCAGCCCTTGGACACAGAAGAAAATCAACGAAATCAATGCTTGGATAGTCAATGCTGCCGGGATTTACCTCGGAGCTACAACTTCACAAGGCATCGTAGCGGTAGGAGAAAAACTTCCGATTAAGACGGAGTTTATTGTTCGCGCACCTATTCGGGTAGAAAATGTGAAGATTTCCTTCGCAGGTATAGATTCGACCATTAAGGGCACTTTAGAACCCTATAAAAAATATCCATTCAATCGCAGTATTACGGCCTCCGCGCCTATCACACAACCTTATTGGATACAAGAAGCGAAAGCCACGGGACACTTTAATGTCAGTGACCAGCAAAAAATTGGTCAAGCAAAAGTGGATCCTGCCTATACGGCAAAAGCCACCTTTATGATTGGAGGAGAAGAATTTTCGCTAGAGAAACCCGTACAAGAATTGATCATCGATCCAGTGAAAGGGGAAATTCTTCAACCGATTGCCGTGACCCCTAAAACGGTCTTTAGCTTGAGTTCGAACGTGGTATTATTACCTAAAGGAAGCAAGGCAACGAAAACCACTAACCTCTCCATCACAGCGCTTGCGGCCTTAAAGCCAGGTAAAATCGAGGTAAAGTCGGGAGCATCGGTTTTGGCAAACATCCCAGTAAAAGACGGAATGAAAGCAGGAGAGAAGCGCGAATGGCCTATTTCCTTTACTGAGGCATCGGTACCGCTAGGTAAACTATCGAGCAACATCCAACTGCACATTTCATCCGGAACTGACAACTGGGTAGATTCCTTGACCTTGCAAACCATCGAATACCCACACATCCCTACGCAACGCTATTTCACCCCCGTGAACTTAAGCTTACTGCACATTGATTTCGCGAAAAAAGGAAATCGCTTAGGCTATATCAAAGGCGCCGGCGATAAAGTACCTGAGGCATTAAAGCAAATGGGCTACGAGGTGGACTTCTTAGCGGAGAAAGACTTAACGGCAGCGAATCTGCAGAAATACGATGTGGTTTTAACAGGCGTGCGTGCTTACAACACGAATGACTATTGGGAAAACGCTTATTCAGAAATCATGAAATACATCGAAAATGGCGGCAATTACGTGGTACAATACAATACCGCCAGTTTCTTAGGCCCCATGAAGTCGAGCATGTCGCCTTATCCCTTATTAGTGTCGCGTAACCGGATTACGAAAGAAGAGGCTAAGCCGGAATTCCTGCTGCCTACTCATCCGCTATTGAATAGTCCTAATAAAATCAGCGAAAACGACTTTAGGGATTGGATTCAAGAACGCAGTATTTATACCGCTGAAACAACTGACCCTCATTTTGAGTTTCCATTAGGATTTTCAGATCCTGGTGAATCCCAAAACAAGGGAAACATCGCTGTGACAAAATACGGAAAAGGTCAATTCATTTATACCGGATTGGTCTTCTTCCGTGAATTACCGGCAGGCGTTCCAGGTGCCTACCGATTACTAGCTAACTTACTCGCAAAACCTCAATAA
- a CDS encoding Gfo/Idh/MocA family protein yields the protein MKTFNINRRHFMKGASAALALSTFGAYGLDLVNPTRPYRVALIGAGWYGKSDLFRLMQVVPVEVVALCDPDRNMLTEAGKLVAARQKSRKTPKLYGDYRQLLKENELDIAIVGSPDHWHALQMIDAVKAGAHVYVQKPISVDVLEGEAMVAAARKYSKTVQVGTQRKSTPHLIQAKKEIIDKGLLGKVAHVEMYCYYHMRNNGNPPVQAVPDYFDYEMWTGPAPLRPYDGLPHTRWWRTFEEYGNGIMGDMCIHMFDTARWMLDLGWPNRVSSEGGIYVQKEGKSNIPDTQTAVFEYNGLNCVWQHRSWGTPPDPEYPWGLTIYGEKGTLRMSTMKYDFTPTDPKGEKLHMDVVYEKEKYPEDLKEDRIELNAAPATRGHMLDFLAAIDKSSKPIADISEGHISTASCILANLSMKLGRPLSYDPGTKTVLNDPEATALLERNYRGPWNRNMLS from the coding sequence ATGAAAACATTCAACATTAACCGCAGACATTTTATGAAAGGGGCATCGGCCGCCTTGGCTTTGTCTACTTTTGGCGCTTATGGATTAGATTTAGTGAATCCAACACGTCCTTACCGAGTGGCCTTAATTGGCGCCGGCTGGTATGGAAAGAGCGATTTATTCCGTCTGATGCAGGTTGTACCTGTAGAAGTGGTGGCTCTGTGCGATCCAGATCGAAATATGTTAACGGAAGCGGGTAAGCTCGTGGCTGCGCGTCAGAAATCACGCAAAACGCCGAAATTATACGGCGATTACCGCCAACTATTAAAGGAAAATGAATTAGACATCGCCATTGTAGGAAGCCCGGATCACTGGCACGCCTTACAGATGATTGATGCAGTGAAAGCTGGAGCCCATGTCTATGTCCAAAAACCTATTTCGGTCGATGTGCTAGAAGGCGAGGCGATGGTGGCTGCAGCTAGAAAATATAGTAAAACGGTTCAGGTGGGGACACAGCGTAAAAGCACGCCTCATTTAATCCAGGCCAAAAAAGAAATCATCGATAAAGGTCTTTTAGGTAAAGTGGCACACGTAGAAATGTATTGCTATTACCACATGCGCAATAATGGTAATCCGCCAGTCCAAGCCGTTCCAGACTATTTTGACTACGAAATGTGGACCGGACCTGCGCCATTGCGTCCTTATGACGGTTTACCGCACACCCGCTGGTGGAGAACGTTTGAGGAATATGGAAATGGAATTATGGGCGATATGTGCATCCACATGTTCGATACGGCGCGCTGGATGCTAGATTTAGGCTGGCCTAACCGCGTAAGTTCAGAGGGAGGGATCTATGTCCAAAAAGAGGGCAAATCCAACATCCCTGACACGCAAACAGCTGTTTTTGAATACAATGGTTTGAATTGTGTTTGGCAACATAGAAGCTGGGGCACTCCTCCAGATCCAGAATATCCGTGGGGTTTAACCATTTATGGAGAAAAAGGAACCCTGCGAATGAGCACAATGAAGTACGATTTCACACCTACGGATCCCAAAGGCGAGAAATTGCATATGGACGTGGTATATGAGAAAGAGAAATATCCGGAAGATTTGAAAGAGGATCGCATCGAACTAAATGCGGCACCGGCCACACGTGGACACATGCTGGATTTCTTAGCTGCGATAGATAAAAGTTCAAAACCTATTGCAGACATCTCTGAGGGCCACATTTCCACCGCATCTTGCATTCTGGCGAATCTTTCGATGAAATTAGGGCGACCACTTTCCTACGACCCAGGAACAAAAACGGTGTTAAATGACCCGGAAGCAACCGCTCTTCTAGAAAGAAATTACCGTGGACCGTGGAACCGAAACATGTTAAGCTAA